One stretch of Mastomys coucha isolate ucsf_1 unplaced genomic scaffold, UCSF_Mcou_1 pScaffold12, whole genome shotgun sequence DNA includes these proteins:
- the LOC116086466 gene encoding ferritin, heavy subunit-like translates to MGPKKSRTIPEETLPFIHQAVCIQMNLSDAYLFLAYLCSNDVTLTGFGAYSRDKSSMKWFYAKSILTYVSERGSKVCIPDIQRPEIDTQGCIQCATAILNMERKLSEILQDLQDLTLNIRDNETLEFTKELIFKQRRIEDRLAWEIDKLRTREEEEAQKKDDKDETGLQGSSRQKSRK, encoded by the exons ATGGGACCTAAGAAAAGTAGAACCATTCCTGAAGAGACTTTACCTTTTATTCATCAAGCTGTCTGTATCCAGATGAACCTCAGTGACGCTTATTTGTTCTTG GCTTACCTGTGTAGCAATGACGTGACGCTGACTGGTTTTGGAGCGTATTCTCGGGACAAATCTTCAATGAAATGGTTCTATGCCAAAAGCATCCTGACATACGTCTCAGAAAGGGGTAGCAAGGTCTGCATTCCGGATATTCAG AGGCCTGAAATAGATACCCAGGGATGCATCCAGTGTGCGACAGCTATTCtaaatatggaaagaaaattaTCCGAGATCCTGCAAGATTTGCAAGACCTCACCTTAAATATTAGAGATAACGAA acATTAGAATTTACAAAAGAGTTGATATTTAAGCAGAGAAGGATTGAAGACCGTTTGGCATGGGAAATTGATAAGCTAAGgacaagagaagaagaagaggctcaGAAGAAGGATGATAAAGATGAAACAGGTTTGCAAGGTTCATCGagacagaaatcaaggaaataa